A single Montipora foliosa isolate CH-2021 chromosome 7, ASM3666993v2, whole genome shotgun sequence DNA region contains:
- the LOC138010123 gene encoding uncharacterized protein, which yields MEEIEKAIRQTNSGRASGKDGIPAEIYKTAGSNALQAFHDVLLSIWEEEEKMQDDFRNALIVSLYKNKGSKSDCGNYSGLSLLSITGKIFARVILNRLIQVSEQNLPEAQYGFRPGGSTFYMIFAMRQLQDKSIEQNMPLCLQALRPDSQSRQDQGAPPTCTKHPPPAPTIIIDDTTFTNVEHFKYLGSTISCDGSLDKELGTRIGKASQALGRLRNRVLRQRNITLSTKLKVYNAVVLPSLLYGFET from the exons ATGGAAGAAATTGAGAAGGCGATCCGCCAGACAAACTCAGGCAGAGCGTCAGGAAAGGATGGCATCCCTGCTGAGATCTACAAGACAGCAGGCTCCAACGCCCTTCAGGCCTTCCACGACGTACTTCTGAGTATctgggaggaggaggagaagatGCAAGACGATTTCAGAAATGCTCTGATTGTCTCACTGTACAAGAACAAGGGGAGCAAATCAGACTGTGGGAACTACAGTGGCCTCTCTCTCCTCTCTATCACAGGGAAAATCTTTGCAAGAGTCATCCTCAACAGACTTATCCAAGTCTCGGAGCAGAACCTCCCAGAGGCACAGTATGGCTTTAGGCCCGGTGGAAGCACTTTCTACATGATATTCGCAATGAGACAACTACAGGATAAATCCATTGAACAAAACATGCCCTT ATGCCTCCAAGCTCTTCGCCCTGACAGTCAATCTCGGCAAGACCAAGGTGCTCCACCAACCTGCACCAAACACCCACCCCCAGCGCCCACCATTATCATAGATGACACAACGTTTACTAATGTCGAACATTTCAAGTACCTTGGAAGCACCATTTCTTGTGACGGCTCCCTGGACAAAGAGTtaggtacaagaatcggcaaggCAAGCCAGGCACTGGGCAGACTACGCAATAGAGTACTGAGACAGCGCAACATCACGCTGTCAACAAAACTGAAGGTTTACAATGCCGTGGTTCTTCCCTCTCTCCTCTACGGCTTCGAAACATGA
- the LOC138010124 gene encoding LOW QUALITY PROTEIN: uncharacterized protein (The sequence of the model RefSeq protein was modified relative to this genomic sequence to represent the inferred CDS: inserted 1 base in 1 codon; substituted 1 base at 1 genomic stop codon): protein MAGLAEKENQVRNWKVPELKTYLQARGISVSNKKIVEVVELTEKANELGLEQTDDHESPSEVVNAKLVTNDGTITNPLNLHSDWRDDFSDAPNFSWGDXYXYLINKKRYDQESYDQESLKGYKSLEGYRLHWDGQVYNLERKKNIYFEHHIMKFSVKPTEREKTPLRNKPTYDGWIIIHKDGVVLSAHCPCSGGSDGACRHIGAALIELEDILRQNTVVTCTCEKCAWKRRKRTHNEASNLKDMTFTKPEIEENEKGSEAFNQEL, encoded by the exons ATGGCCGGTTTGGCGGAAAAGGAAAATCAGGTCAGAAATTGGAAGGTTCCAGAGCTTAAAACTTACCTGCAGGCTCGAGGGATATCTGTCTCCAACAAAAAAATAGTCGAAGTGGTTGAGCTGACGGAAAAAGCTAACGAACTCGGTTTAGAACAGACAGATGACCATGAGTCGCCCAGCGAAGTTGTAAACGCGAAGTTGGTGACAAACGATGGTACGATCACGAATCCTTTAAATCTCCATTCCGACTGGAGAGACGACTTTTCAGATGCCCCGAACTTTTCCTGGGGAG TGTATTGATATTTAATAAACAAGAAAAGATACGACCAAGAATCATATGACCAAGAATCCCTCAAGGGGTACAAGTCTCTTGAAGGATACCGCTTACACTGGGATGGCCAAGTGTACAATCTTGAAAGGAAGaagaacatttattttgaacaccACATAATGAAATTCTCTGTTAAACCTACTGAACGAGAGAAAACACCATTACGAAACAAGCCGACATATGATGGTTGGATAATCATACATAAGGATGGTGTTGTTCTCTCTGCACATTGCCCTTGCAGTGGCGG CTCTGATGGGGCTTGCCGTCACATCGGGGCGGCACTCATTGAACTTGAAGACATTCTTCGACAAAATACAGTGGTGACTTGCACTTGCGAGAAATGTGcatggaaaagaagaaaaaggacaCACAATGAAGCTAGTAACTTAAAAGACATGACCTTTACCAAACCtgaaattgaagaaaatgaaaaaggcaGTGAAGCCTTCAACCAGGAATTATGA